One window of the Anaerolineae bacterium genome contains the following:
- a CDS encoding phosphoribosylformylglycinamidine cyclo-ligase produces the protein MRRSSLSPLRACTTAAISASPPYKPWPQEEEMARKRSAYEAAGVSIEAGNRAVELMRQAVQSTYTPAVLAGIGSFGGVFDVSSLKGYRSPALVASTDGVGTKTKLAAAMRRYRSIGQDIVNHSVNDILVQGAEPLFFLDYIASDHLEPEMVAEVVTGIAEACRQAGCVLLGGETAEMPGVYAPGEFDLVGTIVGVVEREEMLPRRDLRAGDLLLGFPSSGPHTNGYSLIRRVFADTPLDQEFEGIGLLGEALLAPHRSYLALVRRLREEISIKALAHITGGGFFDNIPRVLPAELDARIDAGAWEVPPLFRLIQQKGGVDTAEMYHVFNMGIGMVAVVSPEDARRALELEKELKVIGELVPGRRQVILVGIER, from the coding sequence ATGAGGCGGTCCAGCTTATCTCCTTTGAGGGCATGCACTACCGCCGCGATATCGGCCAGTCCGCCGTACAAGCCATGGCCGCAGGAGGAGGAGATGGCGCGTAAGCGCAGTGCCTATGAGGCCGCCGGCGTTTCCATCGAGGCCGGCAACCGCGCCGTGGAGCTGATGCGCCAGGCGGTGCAGAGCACCTATACGCCGGCGGTGCTGGCCGGCATCGGCAGTTTCGGCGGGGTCTTCGACGTCTCCAGCCTGAAAGGCTATCGCTCGCCGGCGCTGGTCGCTTCCACCGACGGCGTCGGCACCAAGACCAAGCTCGCCGCGGCCATGCGGCGCTACCGCTCCATCGGCCAAGACATCGTCAATCACAGCGTGAACGACATCCTGGTGCAGGGCGCCGAGCCGCTCTTTTTCCTGGATTACATCGCCTCGGACCATCTGGAGCCGGAGATGGTGGCGGAGGTGGTGACGGGCATTGCGGAGGCCTGCCGGCAGGCCGGCTGTGTCCTGTTGGGCGGCGAGACCGCCGAAATGCCCGGCGTCTATGCGCCGGGTGAGTTCGACCTGGTGGGCACGATCGTGGGTGTGGTGGAGCGCGAGGAGATGCTCCCGCGCCGCGACCTGCGCGCCGGCGACCTCTTGCTGGGATTTCCCTCCAGCGGGCCGCACACCAACGGCTATTCCCTCATCCGACGCGTCTTTGCCGATACCCCGCTGGATCAGGAATTCGAGGGCATCGGCCTGCTGGGCGAGGCGCTCTTGGCGCCCCACCGCTCGTACCTGGCGCTGGTGCGTCGACTGCGGGAGGAGATATCCATCAAGGCGCTGGCGCATATCACGGGCGGCGGGTTTTTCGACAACATCCCCCGCGTCCTGCCGGCGGAGCTGGATGCCCGGATTGACGCCGGCGCCTGGGAGGTGCCGCCGCTGTTCCGCCTGATCCAGCAGAAGGGCGGCGTGGATACAGCGGAGATGTACCACGTCTTCAACATGGGCATCGGCATGGTGGCGGTGGTATCCCCGGAGGATGCCCGCCGGGCGCTGGAGCTGGAGAAGGAGCTGAAGGTCATCGGCGAGCTGGTGCCCGGCCGGCGGCAGGTGATTCTGGTGGGCATAGAGAGATGA
- a CDS encoding amidophosphoribosyltransferase, which translates to MVWEWENWEQDDRPREECGVFGIYYPGEDVARLSFFALYALQHRGQESAGIAVSDGKTAHIHKGMGLVAQVFTEENLHHLRGHLAIAHNRYSTTGSPTLRNAQPYLIETMLGPLGVAHNGNLVNAPLLRRDLLQRGVGLTSSSDSEIITLMLAGGVGDWITRIRTFMAQAVGAYSLTILTRSAVFGVRDPWGFRPLVIGRLNDVGWCLASESCALATIGAKFVREVEPGEIIRLDANGLHAESGAPPRKRALCTFEHIYFSRPDSIFDGKVVHNVRQELGRQLAREAPADADIVIAVPDSGTPHAIGYAQESGLPFTEGLIKNRYIGRTFIQPNERLRREGVRLKYNPLPSNLEGKRVVLVDDSIVRGTTSGPLIRLLREAGAVEVHVRVASPPITHSCFMGVDMARDQDLIAARLSVEEIRQHIGADTLAYISLEGMMKAIGAQSGYCNACFTGDYPTGLDESFTKLEFEDAIV; encoded by the coding sequence ATGGTCTGGGAATGGGAAAATTGGGAACAGGATGACCGACCCCGGGAGGAATGCGGCGTCTTCGGCATCTATTATCCCGGCGAGGATGTGGCGCGCCTGAGTTTCTTCGCGCTCTATGCCCTCCAGCACCGCGGCCAGGAGAGTGCCGGCATCGCCGTCTCCGACGGCAAGACCGCCCACATCCATAAAGGCATGGGCCTGGTGGCGCAGGTCTTCACGGAAGAGAATCTGCACCATCTGCGCGGGCATCTCGCCATCGCCCACAACCGCTATTCCACCACCGGCAGTCCGACCCTGCGCAACGCCCAGCCCTACCTCATTGAGACCATGTTGGGACCGCTGGGGGTGGCGCATAACGGCAATCTGGTGAACGCGCCTCTTCTGCGCCGCGACCTGCTCCAGCGCGGTGTGGGCCTGACCTCTTCCTCGGACAGCGAGATCATCACCCTGATGCTCGCCGGCGGCGTCGGTGACTGGATCACCCGCATCCGCACCTTTATGGCCCAGGCGGTCGGCGCTTACTCGCTGACCATCCTGACCCGCAGTGCCGTCTTCGGGGTGCGCGATCCCTGGGGCTTCCGCCCGCTGGTCATCGGCCGGCTCAACGACGTAGGGTGGTGTCTGGCCTCAGAGAGCTGTGCCCTGGCCACCATCGGCGCCAAGTTCGTGCGCGAGGTGGAACCCGGCGAGATCATCCGCCTGGACGCCAACGGCCTCCATGCGGAGAGCGGCGCGCCGCCCCGCAAGCGCGCCCTGTGCACGTTCGAACACATCTATTTCTCCCGCCCGGACAGCATTTTCGACGGGAAGGTGGTGCACAATGTGCGGCAGGAGCTGGGCCGGCAGTTGGCCCGCGAGGCGCCGGCGGATGCTGACATCGTCATCGCCGTGCCGGACAGCGGCACCCCGCACGCCATCGGCTATGCCCAGGAGAGCGGCCTGCCCTTTACCGAGGGCCTCATCAAGAACCGCTATATCGGCCGCACCTTCATCCAGCCCAACGAGCGACTGCGCCGCGAGGGCGTGCGGCTCAAATACAACCCCCTGCCCAGCAACCTGGAGGGCAAGCGGGTGGTGCTGGTGGATGATTCCATCGTGCGGGGGACCACCTCCGGCCCGCTGATCCGCCTGCTCCGAGAGGCCGGCGCCGTCGAGGTGCATGTGCGCGTCGCCTCTCCCCCCATCACCCACTCCTGCTTCATGGGGGTGGACATGGCGCGCGATCAGGACCTGATTGCGGCGCGGCTGTCGGTGGAGGAGATCCGCCAGCATATCGGCGCCGATACCCTGGCCTACATCTCCCTGGAAGGCATGATGAAGGCCATCGGCGCGCAATCCGGCTACTGCAACGCCTGCTTCACCGGCGACTACCCCACCGGCCTGGACGAGAGCTTCACCAAACTGGAATTCGAGGATGCCATCGTCTGA
- a CDS encoding AIR carboxylase family protein — protein sequence MADVVIIMGSKADLPHAEKVAEALRQFDISWEMRVASAHKSPAYLLEMLAGYEARGEPRLYITIAGRSNALSGMVDAAVSVPVIACPPYSERFAGADIFSSLRMPSGVAPALVLEPEGAALLAAKILGRREAVRLYQEEQRRRLIADDQSLR from the coding sequence ATGGCGGACGTGGTCATCATTATGGGTTCCAAAGCCGATCTGCCGCACGCCGAGAAGGTGGCGGAGGCACTGCGGCAGTTCGATATCTCGTGGGAGATGCGGGTGGCCTCGGCCCATAAAAGCCCGGCCTACCTGCTGGAGATGCTGGCCGGCTACGAGGCCCGGGGCGAGCCGCGCCTGTACATCACCATCGCCGGCCGCAGTAATGCCCTCAGCGGCATGGTGGACGCGGCGGTGAGCGTGCCGGTCATCGCCTGTCCGCCCTATTCGGAGCGCTTCGCCGGCGCTGACATCTTCTCCTCCCTGCGCATGCCGTCGGGGGTGGCGCCGGCGCTGGTGCTGGAGCCGGAGGGCGCGGCGCTCCTGGCGGCCAAAATCCTCGGCCGGCGGGAGGCAGTACGCCTGTATCAGGAGGAACAGCGTCGACGTTTGATCGCCGACGACCAATCACTGCGTTGA
- the purD gene encoding phosphoribosylamine--glycine ligase, whose product MKVLIIGSGGREHALAWKVAQSPLVEGLWVAPGNAGTDLLVERRGLAGGNVPLNAENVDELVDFAETIGIDLTIVGPEAPLALGIVDAFLRRKLAIFGPTQAGAQIEASKAFAKAFMERHKIPTARFAVFEDYQEALEYLRQVDFPVVVKASGLAAGKGVFVPEDRTRAEKALYEMLVRRAFGEAGEQVVIEERLYGQELSVLALSDGRTVAVLPPAQDYKRAFDGDQGPNTGGMGAYAPVPFVGQELLEEIQRTILQPAVDGLRKEGIPYVGVLYAGLMLTAQGPRVLEFNCRFGDPETQVILPLLGSDLVEIIQACIAGKLKETRLAVKPAAAVTVVLASRGYPGPYEKGMVIQGLERAEALENVLIFHAGTRRAGQQIVTSGGRVLNVTAVAPSLPDAVARAYEAVQLISFEGMHYRRDIGQSAVQAMAAGGGDGA is encoded by the coding sequence ATGAAGGTGCTCATCATCGGCTCCGGAGGCCGCGAACATGCGCTGGCCTGGAAAGTCGCCCAATCTCCGTTGGTGGAGGGGTTATGGGTGGCGCCCGGCAACGCCGGCACCGATCTGCTGGTCGAGCGGCGCGGGCTGGCCGGCGGCAATGTCCCGCTGAACGCCGAAAATGTGGACGAGCTCGTGGATTTCGCCGAGACCATCGGCATTGACCTGACCATTGTTGGGCCGGAGGCGCCCCTGGCCCTGGGGATTGTGGATGCGTTTCTGCGCCGCAAGCTGGCCATCTTCGGCCCGACGCAGGCCGGCGCTCAGATCGAGGCCAGCAAAGCCTTCGCCAAGGCCTTTATGGAGCGCCATAAAATCCCCACGGCCCGCTTTGCCGTGTTCGAGGATTACCAGGAGGCGCTGGAGTACCTGCGTCAGGTGGACTTTCCGGTAGTGGTCAAGGCCAGCGGCCTGGCCGCCGGCAAGGGGGTCTTCGTGCCGGAGGACCGCACGCGGGCAGAGAAAGCGCTCTATGAGATGCTGGTGCGGCGCGCCTTCGGCGAGGCCGGCGAGCAGGTGGTCATCGAGGAGCGGCTGTACGGACAGGAGCTTTCGGTGCTGGCGCTGTCCGATGGCCGTACAGTGGCGGTGCTTCCGCCGGCGCAGGACTACAAACGCGCCTTCGACGGTGACCAGGGACCCAATACCGGCGGCATGGGCGCCTATGCGCCGGTGCCCTTCGTGGGCCAGGAACTGCTGGAGGAGATTCAGCGCACCATCCTTCAGCCGGCGGTGGACGGCCTGCGCAAAGAGGGCATCCCGTATGTGGGAGTGCTGTACGCCGGCCTGATGCTCACCGCCCAAGGCCCGCGCGTGCTGGAATTCAACTGCCGCTTCGGTGACCCGGAGACCCAGGTCATCCTGCCCCTGCTGGGGAGTGACCTGGTGGAGATCATACAGGCCTGCATCGCCGGCAAACTGAAGGAGACGCGGCTGGCGGTCAAGCCGGCGGCCGCGGTCACCGTGGTGCTGGCCTCGCGCGGCTACCCCGGCCCGTATGAAAAGGGGATGGTCATCCAGGGACTGGAGCGCGCCGAGGCGCTGGAGAACGTGCTCATCTTCCACGCCGGCACGCGCCGCGCCGGCCAGCAGATCGTCACCAGCGGCGGCCGCGTGCTGAACGTCACCGCCGTTGCCCCTTCCCTGCCGGATGCCGTCGCCCGCGCCTATGAGGCGGTCCAGCTTATCTCCTTTGAGGGCATGCACTACCGCCGCGATATCGGCCAGTCCGCCGTACAAGCCATGGCCGCAGGAGGAGGAGATGGCGCGTAA